The nucleotide sequence GCGCGGATGGGTCGATGTCGGGGTTGGTGGCGAGCTGGAGCAGGGCGGTGATTACCGGCTCGCTCAGCTCTCCACGACCTGCCAGCGTTGATCCCGCCTGAACCTGCGCGGATGGGTCGATGTCGGGGTTGGTGGCGAGCTGGAGCAGGGCGGTGATTACCGGCTCGCTCAGCTCTCCACGATCAGCTAGCGCCGACACCGCACGCCTCGGCACAAGCGGGTCGATGCTGGGGTTGGTGGCGAGCTGGAGCAGGGCGGTGATTACCGGCTCGCTCAGCTCTCCACGACCTGCCAGCGCCGACACCGCACGCATCCGCACGGACGGGTCGGGGTTGAAGTCGTAGTCGGAGTCGGGGTTGGTGGCGAGCTGGAGCAGGGCGGTGATCACCGGCTCGCTCAGCTCGCCAGCATCAGCCAGCACTGATGCCCCCTGCAACCGCGCGGATGGGTCGATGTCGGGGTTGGTGGCGACTTGGAGCAGGGCGGTGATTACCGGCTCGCTCAGCTCTCCACCATTAGCTAGCACTGATCGCGCCTCCACCTCAACGAAGGGGTCGGTGGCGAGCTGGAGCAGGGCGGTGATTACCGGCTCNNNNNNNNNNNNNNNNNNNNNNNNNNNNNNNNNNNCGTACGGGTCGATGTCGGGGTTGGAGTCGGTGGCGAGCTGGAGCAGGGCGGTGATCACCGGCTCTCTCAGCTCTCCAGCATCAGCCAGCACTGATGCCCCCTGCAACCGCACGTACGGGTCGATGTCGGGGTTGGAGTCGGTGGCGAGCTGGAGCAGGGCGGTGATCACCGGCTCTCTCAGCTCTCCACGACCTGCCAGCACTAATCCCGCCTGCACTCGCATGGACGGGTCGATGCCGGGATCAGTAGCGACCTGAACCAGGGCGGCAACAGTTGCGGCTAGTAACACGTCGAGCTGAGCGGCGATGCCTGCCAACGTGACCCAAGGCCCCACCGTCTCCGGCGTGAGCAAGTCGGCTCTTTTATCTACAGCAGTGATGTAGCGGCCGGCGGCTTTTGTGCCAGTCAGCGCGGCGAGATGCTGTTCCAACGCCTGTGAGTAACTGGCGAAACGGCACCGACTGCGGTCGGGGGCGAGTCGTTCCGTGATCGCCAGAGTGATGACGTGGTCGATCGTGGCGGTCTGTACGGGCGTGTCGTCGGCTAGGACGCGGAGCATAAACAGAAAATCGCGTCCAAGCAGGTCCTCGTACAGGCTGGGCACCGTACCGGGATAGATGGCCTGGGCAACAACGTCGTCGATCTGGTCGGCGTAGTCGGTTCCAATTAGGCCGAGCGCCAGAAGGATCGGTTCTTCGTAGCGGGGATCGTGCAGATGGCCACGCAGTGCAAGGACCCGTTCTGTTGCCGTGCCACGGAACGCCAGCGCTCGCCCGGCGTAGTACTCCTCGAAAGTCAAATGCGCGAACCCATACCGGCCTGGCGCCCGCTCGACCAGTAGACCAGTGTGCTTATCGGCCTTCTCGATGAATTCCAGCACACCCTGACCGGCCTCGGTGTCCAGAGGATCAGCCGTCAACAACGCGTCCGGATCCCAAGCGCTGCCCTGGTGTGCCGACCACAATGGGCCGAGCACCTCCAGCAACTCCGCTCGGGTGGCGGCACCCTCGGGGCGGTACTGATGCATCCACGCGCCGAGTTCGATCAGCCAGCGGGTCAGGATCCGCTCGTCAGGCAGATCCGCATCCGCGACTCCTTGGGCACTGCGCCATGTGCGGCCCAGCGCGGTGCATACCTCCACGTAGGCTTCCACCCTCCGGTGCGGCAGCCGTCCACTGGCCCGATGGACTAATACCAGTGCCGTCAGCAGCAGTGGATTGGCTGCCAATCTGCGTACCCCAGCGTTTGAACGCAGCGCTTGCTCAATCGCGGCGGTTTCTCGCGCACCGGCCTCGATGATCGCAGCCTGGCTCTTGTCCGGCGTCTCTGCCCGTTCCACCTGACGGCAATAGACCTGCAGGAACTGGCTGATCGTGTCGTCATCCATGTCATCCAGCCGCATCGCTGTGAACGGCTGTGGTAACGGAGCAGCCTGGTAGCCGGCGACCCGGCTGGTCACCACAAAACGGTTACCGGATCGGCTGTGTGCGGCTACAAAATTCACCACCGCCGCGACCACTTCGCGGCGGAGTTCCGCCGACGCGACCTCGTCCAGTCCGTCCAGCAGCACCAGACATCGACCAGCCTCCAATTGCTGCCCCAACATGTTGGCCAGGCCGGGAAGGCGGCACTCCGAGCGGTTCAGATAGTCAGGCAAGAAATCACTGATTCCTACCCGCGGGTACCCCTGACGGGCGTAATCCCCGATCCGCACATAGATCGGCAACCGCGCCGGCCGCCCCTGCACCGACTCGCCCTTGAGTACCGCGCGCGCATGGCGCAGCGCCAGGTACCGCAGCAGAGTCGTCTTACCTGTACCGGGATCACCCAGCACTAACACCTGCGAGGCGTCTCTCACCGCATCCAACACCAGCACGGGTTGGTCGAACTCGCTGCCAACGTCGACGGCGAACTTGCGGCCGTACTGCGTCTGCAACCGGTCCAAAACAGCCTCGTACCCGACATGATCAAGCTGCCCGGCCTCCAGCAGTGCAGCCGCCTTCTGGCGTTCCTGTTCGAACCACAACCGAGCCCGATCACCGGGATGCCGATCATGTCGTGCCCTCAGCCCGACGAAGACCCGCTCCAGCGGCAACTGCACCGTCGTATTACGTACCACACCGGCGGTCCGCACATAGCGGTGCTGATCAATCAGCCAGCCCAGATAGCGCACCTGATCATCCTCAGATGATGCTCGGGCACCCATCGCTTCCACGATCGATGAAGCTGCGTCGGCCGTGCGGGCCGCGTCTGCACGCTCCAGCAACGCATGCAGGGCAGACTCAGTGCGAACCTCGCGTTCCAACGCTGTTAGCATCGCCTTGAATGGCGGCCGCAATGCAAGAATCCGATCAAGCCGCTCATCGTCCGATCGCGACGGGCCCAGTGAGTCAACCGCACGTTCGGCGAATTTCGCCGCGGACGGCGTCAGACCAGCCACCAACACTTTCGACAGCTCGTCAGCGCCCTCGTGCTCCCAGAACCCCGCGTTGATATCAAAGTCCGCCAGTTGGCGACCGTAGAGCCTCTCGACTTCGGCGAACGCCCGTCCCAGTGCACGCTCCAATGCCTTCTTCTCCGGGTCGCCCAGCACCCACTTACGCGTACCCTTGGCCGCGACACCCCCGATCTCTTTACCTACTCGCGACAAGATCGCTTTTGCCAACGGGGCAACAGTCACCGACATGAGGTCCACGAATGAGAGTATAGAGTCGGCGCCGCGATCCCGTCACGGTAGCCGGACTCAGTAATCGGCGAAATATACCCTTATTAAGTGATCAATTAACCTATGTCTTGCTGTGTGAACGTGCGCAGCCTGCGGGGAACTCGACTATTCAGGCCGAGGTGGCGACGCTGGATGACCCGCGCGAGCGGACACGAGCTAAGTCTTGAACGCAGTCATCGACATCTCCGGACGTTCGCTGACTGTTGCCGTGATCGATCGACAAGGTGGATCTGGAACGTGTCTTCTCGGTGAATCACCAACCGTCGCTGGTTCCACGACTGGCAACGTGGTGGTGCCACGGGCGGTGGCAGACGACAGCGAACACTGTCCAGGCGGCTCTTTTGTCTCGTCAAGCTATAGAAAGCGGGCGACAAACTGTGCGACAACCACAGAGATGCCCTGCGGTCGTCCGCGGATGTCCGTGGACGTTGAAACGTGAGGTCACCGAACATCCGCCTTGATCGGAAGCCGTGATCTTGGCCTGATAACGAAGATGTCCCAGGTTCAAGTCCTGGTAGGCCCACGCAGGTCAACGCCCGGTTCGCGTCATGCGAGCCGGGCTTTTTGCATGACCTGAGTGACTTGTGGAGCTGGGCGAGCCACCATGCTGTTCGCATCAGCAAATAGCTCGGTGTCGTTTCGGCAGGTCCGGGCTTAGCTTCGGGTAATGGCCGACGAACTGACCATTCCGCTCCTGCCCTGTCCTTCCATCGACGAGATCGCGTCGTTCTACGAAATGCTCGGCTTCGAGATCACCTATCGGCAGACACGGCCGAACCCGCACGTCGCGGTGCGACGGGACGCCATCAATCTGCACTTCTTCGGGATGGACGACTACGACCCGGCGCAGTCGTACAGCACGTGCCTGGTCATCGTGGCGGACACCAACGAGCTGTACGAGGCCTTCGCGGCGGGGATGCGGTCCGTGCACGGAAAACGGCTGATCGCCGGCATTCCGCGCATGACCCGGCCGCGGCTGCGCAACGACCGGTACACCGGGTTCACCGTTGTCGATCCGGGCGGCAACTGGATCCGGATCCACTAGGCCACCAAGAAACCGAGG is from Amycolatopsis mediterranei and encodes:
- a CDS encoding HEAT repeat domain-containing protein, translated to EPVITALLQLATDPFVEVEARSVLANGGELSEPVITALLQVATNPDIDPSARLQGASVLADAGELSEPVITALLQLATNPDSDYDFNPDPSVRMRAVSALAGRGELSEPVITALLQLATNPSIDPLVPRRAVSALADRGELSEPVITALLQLATNPDIDPSAQVQAGSTLAGRGELSEPVITALLQLATNPDIDPSA
- a CDS encoding NACHT domain-containing protein, with product MSVTVAPLAKAILSRVGKEIGGVAAKGTRKWVLGDPEKKALERALGRAFAEVERLYGRQLADFDINAGFWEHEGADELSKVLVAGLTPSAAKFAERAVDSLGPSRSDDERLDRILALRPPFKAMLTALEREVRTESALHALLERADAARTADAASSIVEAMGARASSEDDQVRYLGWLIDQHRYVRTAGVVRNTTVQLPLERVFVGLRARHDRHPGDRARLWFEQERQKAAALLEAGQLDHVGYEAVLDRLQTQYGRKFAVDVGSEFDQPVLVLDAVRDASQVLVLGDPGTGKTTLLRYLALRHARAVLKGESVQGRPARLPIYVRIGDYARQGYPRVGISDFLPDYLNRSECRLPGLANMLGQQLEAGRCLVLLDGLDEVASAELRREVVAAVVNFVAAHSRSGNRFVVTSRVAGYQAAPLPQPFTAMRLDDMDDDTISQFLQVYCRQVERAETPDKSQAAIIEAGARETAAIEQALRSNAGVRRLAANPLLLTALVLVHRASGRLPHRRVEAYVEVCTALGRTWRSAQGVADADLPDERILTRWLIELGAWMHQYRPEGAATRAELLEVLGPLWSAHQGSAWDPDALLTADPLDTEAGQGVLEFIEKADKHTGLLVERAPGRYGFAHLTFEEYYAGRALAFRGTATERVLALRGHLHDPRYEEPILLALGLIGTDYADQIDDVVAQAIYPGTVPSLYEDLLGRDFLFMLRVLADDTPVQTATIDHVITLAITERLAPDRSRCRFASYSQALEQHLAALTGTKAAGRYITAVDKRADLLTPETVGPWVTLAGIAAQLDVLLAATVAALVQVATDPGIDPSMRVQAGLVLAGRGELREPVITALLQLATDSNPDIDPYVRLQGASVLADAGELREPVITALLQLATDSNPDIDPY